From Amycolatopsis cihanbeyliensis, a single genomic window includes:
- a CDS encoding type I polyketide synthase, translating to MVGALRNALKQVESLREQNRELVAAATEPMAIIGMACRYPGGVRSPEDLWHLVTTGVDAVGPMPTDRGWDLAALDAFGSVEGVPRVPRQGGFLDDVAGFDAGFFRIAPRDALVMDPQQRLLLEVAWEALERAGIVPADLRGGDTGVFVGGGTGDYRVPMHGLEWQTAQSGSLLAGRLAYTLGLQGPTLAVDTGCSSSLVSLHLAAQALRSRECSLALAGGVTVMSTPAGFVEFAVQGALSPDGRCKAFSDTADGTGWSEGAGVLVLERLSDAERNGHRILAVVRGSAVNQDGASNGMTAPNGPAQVRVIRQALANADLPAAGVDVVEAHGTGTRLGDPIEAQALLATYGQDRERPLLLGSIKSNIGHSQAAAGVAGVIKMVQAMRNGILPCTLHVDTASSHVDWTAGAVELLTEPAEWPETGWPRRAGVSAFGASGTNTHVLLERGSGTPAATEPSAVPAGVVPWVLSARTRQALRDQAAALLSHVDSTESVPADIGLSLATSRSGFEHRAVVLAGDTAGAARSLSALAAGTPDAGVVEGTVAAGKTAFVFSGQGSQRLGMGSGLYRRFPVFAEAFDEVAAELAEHLGAPLRDVVWGEDPELLDDTGWTQPALFAVEVALYRLVRSWRLTPDYLIGHSVGEITAAHAAGALALGEACAMVAARARLMRDLPGDRNAGAMVAVEAAEEEVAPLLAGYAERVAIAAVNGPESVVLSGTREAVTELAGVLAERGHRTRNLRVSRAFHSPLMDPMLPGFRAALDGLPSRPPEIPVVSNVTGALVESGELGRPDYWVEHARRAVRFADGVRTLAGLGVTTFLELGPGGSLASMVRQTLDAGEDTGGVAVPLLREDKDEESAAVRALAELHTAGVRVGWPELLAGTGAGIVDLPTYPFQRERFWPATGTRSTDAAGMGLVPAEHPLLGAVAVSAEDGTTLVTGRLSLAAQPWLADHVVGGTVLFPGTGFLELVLAAAERVGCDRVEELTLAIPLVLGERDQVAVQVWIGAAESGRREVRVYSRPGQLIDADWTEHAGGVLSTGAPAAEPCAPWWPPEGARPVDLDGHYDLLAGNGLLT from the coding sequence GTGGTCGGGGCGCTGCGCAACGCGCTCAAGCAGGTGGAGAGCCTGCGCGAGCAGAACCGCGAGCTGGTGGCCGCGGCGACCGAACCCATGGCGATCATCGGCATGGCCTGCCGGTATCCCGGCGGCGTCCGCTCCCCGGAGGATCTGTGGCACCTGGTCACCACCGGGGTGGACGCGGTGGGACCGATGCCGACCGACCGCGGCTGGGACCTGGCCGCGCTGGACGCCTTCGGCTCGGTGGAAGGCGTTCCCCGGGTGCCCCGCCAGGGTGGCTTCCTGGACGACGTCGCCGGTTTCGACGCCGGCTTCTTCCGCATCGCCCCACGGGACGCGCTGGTGATGGACCCGCAGCAGCGGCTACTGCTGGAGGTGGCCTGGGAGGCACTGGAGCGCGCCGGGATCGTCCCCGCGGACCTGCGCGGCGGGGACACCGGGGTGTTCGTCGGCGGCGGCACCGGTGACTACCGGGTGCCCATGCACGGCCTGGAGTGGCAGACCGCGCAGTCCGGCAGCCTGCTGGCCGGCAGGCTGGCCTACACCCTCGGGCTGCAGGGCCCGACGCTGGCGGTGGACACCGGGTGCTCCTCCTCGCTGGTGTCCCTGCATCTGGCGGCGCAGGCTCTGCGGTCCCGGGAGTGTTCCCTCGCGCTGGCCGGTGGGGTGACCGTGATGTCCACCCCGGCGGGGTTCGTGGAGTTCGCCGTGCAGGGCGCGCTCTCCCCGGACGGCCGCTGCAAGGCGTTCTCCGATACCGCGGACGGTACCGGCTGGTCCGAGGGAGCCGGGGTCCTGGTACTGGAGCGGTTGTCCGATGCCGAGCGCAACGGGCACCGGATCCTCGCGGTGGTGCGGGGTTCGGCGGTGAATCAGGACGGCGCCTCGAACGGGATGACCGCGCCGAACGGGCCCGCGCAGGTGCGGGTGATCCGGCAGGCACTGGCGAACGCGGACCTGCCTGCCGCGGGTGTGGACGTGGTGGAGGCGCACGGCACCGGCACCAGGCTGGGTGATCCGATCGAGGCGCAGGCGTTGCTGGCCACCTACGGGCAGGACCGGGAGCGGCCGCTGCTGCTGGGTTCGATCAAGTCGAACATCGGGCACAGCCAGGCCGCGGCCGGGGTGGCCGGGGTGATCAAGATGGTGCAGGCGATGCGGAACGGCATCCTGCCGTGCACCCTGCACGTGGACACCGCTTCGTCCCATGTGGACTGGACGGCCGGTGCGGTCGAGCTGCTCACCGAGCCGGCCGAGTGGCCGGAAACCGGGTGGCCCCGCCGGGCCGGGGTCTCCGCCTTCGGCGCCAGTGGCACCAACACTCACGTGCTGCTGGAGCGGGGATCCGGGACACCGGCGGCCACGGAACCTTCTGCCGTGCCGGCCGGGGTGGTGCCGTGGGTGCTGTCCGCACGAACCAGGCAGGCGTTGCGCGACCAGGCGGCCGCACTTCTGTCCCATGTGGACTCAACGGAATCGGTGCCCGCCGACATCGGGCTCTCGCTGGCCACCTCCCGGTCCGGCTTCGAGCACCGGGCGGTGGTGCTCGCCGGGGACACCGCGGGCGCGGCCCGCTCGCTGTCCGCGCTGGCCGCGGGCACCCCGGACGCGGGGGTGGTGGAGGGGACCGTGGCGGCGGGCAAGACCGCGTTCGTGTTCTCCGGCCAGGGCTCGCAGCGGCTCGGCATGGGCAGCGGGCTGTACCGGCGTTTCCCGGTGTTCGCGGAGGCCTTCGACGAGGTGGCCGCCGAGCTGGCGGAACACCTCGGCGCCCCGCTGCGGGACGTCGTCTGGGGCGAGGACCCGGAGCTGCTGGACGACACCGGCTGGACCCAGCCCGCGCTGTTCGCGGTCGAGGTGGCGCTGTACCGGCTGGTCCGGTCCTGGCGGCTCACCCCGGACTACCTGATCGGGCACTCCGTCGGGGAGATCACCGCGGCGCACGCCGCCGGGGCGCTGGCCCTCGGCGAGGCCTGCGCGATGGTGGCGGCCCGGGCCCGGCTGATGCGGGACCTTCCCGGCGACCGGAACGCCGGGGCCATGGTGGCCGTGGAGGCCGCGGAGGAGGAAGTAGCCCCGCTGCTGGCCGGGTACGCGGAGCGGGTGGCGATCGCCGCGGTGAACGGCCCGGAGTCCGTGGTCCTCTCCGGCACGCGGGAGGCCGTGACGGAACTCGCCGGGGTGCTGGCCGAGCGGGGCCACCGAACCCGGAACCTGCGGGTGAGCCGTGCCTTCCACTCACCCCTGATGGATCCCATGCTCCCCGGGTTCCGCGCCGCGCTGGACGGGCTCCCTTCCCGCCCACCGGAGATCCCTGTGGTGTCCAATGTGACCGGAGCACTGGTCGAGTCCGGTGAGCTGGGCAGGCCGGACTACTGGGTCGAGCACGCCCGCCGCGCGGTGCGGTTCGCCGACGGGGTGCGCACCCTCGCGGGTCTCGGCGTGACCACCTTCCTCGAACTGGGGCCGGGTGGGTCCCTGGCCTCGATGGTCCGGCAGACCCTGGACGCGGGCGAGGACACCGGTGGGGTGGCTGTCCCGCTGCTGCGCGAGGACAAGGACGAGGAGTCCGCCGCCGTTCGTGCGCTGGCCGAACTGCACACCGCGGGCGTGCGGGTCGGCTGGCCGGAACTCCTCGCCGGTACCGGCGCCGGCATCGTGGACCTGCCGACCTACCCGTTCCAGCGGGAGCGGTTCTGGCCCGCCACCGGCACGCGCTCCACCGACGCGGCGGGCATGGGCCTGGTGCCTGCGGAGCACCCGCTGCTCGGCGCGGTCGCCGTGTCCGCGGAGGACGGCACCACCCTGGTCACCGGTCGGCTGTCGTTGGCGGCCCAACCCTGGCTGGCCGACCACGTCGTGGGCGGCACGGTGCTGTTCCCCGGAACCGGGTTCCTCGAACTGGTGCTGGCGGCGGCCGAGCGGGTCGGCTGCGACCGGGTGGAGGAGCTCACCCTGGCGATTCCGCTGGTGCTCGGCGAGCGGGACCAGGTGGCGGTCCAGGTGTGGATCGGCGCCGCCGAGTCGGGGCGGCGGGAGGTGCGGGTGTACTCCCGCCCCGGCCAGTTGATCGACGCCGACTGGACGGAGCACGCGGGCGGTGTGCTGTCCACCGGGGCGCCCGCCGCGGAGCCGTGTGCGCCGTGGTGGCCGCCGGAGGGTGCGCGGCCGGTGGACCTCGACGGCCACTACGACCTGCTCGCGGGCAACGGGTTGTTGACG